ttgcaaataaaattaattcctAGTTGAATTTGGATTCTCGAAAACGGGACCCCCTTATTAATTATCTCCTTAAATCCtcatattaaaaaaagaaagaattaaaaaaaaggcaACTTACCCATATCGACAGCTCCTCATAAGGCAGCCGAAGTCCGCTTCCACAATTTTTTTATCactaatttgtttatttgtatttgtatatgcTTTTGTATCGTCGCGTCCGACGGGTCAACCTACACTGATGGGTGTCTTTATTCATTTATTCCAACATTTACAATATCCCTCTGTTATCATATCATGTACTTAGTCACAGGAACTCGTGAACAAGTGAGAACTCATTAAATAGAACTAAAATGAAGTTACGTAGCTACATTTTCACCGCACTAACTGATAAAGGCTCTTTTGATACTTTTAAAACAAATGAGAAAgttgaatattttatattttcatgtgggcaaaaaataatagaaattgTAACTTTTAATATTTTCCTAATTTTTCTTTCAGTTTTGTAGCAAAAATTGTTtgaccttcgtgccttgaaccCCCGCCTAACTACCTCATAAAAAGGGCCCTACATTTAAATAAacgttaatttaaattaatatgtaggtatttagaaCATCGGGCGCctcgaatatttatttaaaaattataataataacctAATGACGAACAATGGTTATTTAAGTcaaatattttcataatttgttaattACTGTGAAACTTTGGAAAGTACACAAAAACACTATCAGATAACAAACTCTGTCGGCCTCGACATGTAATATTAAACCTGTTGAAGTGAAAATAAAGTTCATTTTGCTGTGAACAGCACTTGGCAAGAAAACGagactacaatgttgccactttttaatttctttcagggtcaaataaaaacttgtcaatAGCACACGATGGTACCGCATCCAATCTTGAAACTCAAGAGCGAGAAAAAAATAACtctttctcgctctcacttacagaatagtaggtatgtatgtggatGACCTTGGTCACTTGGTGCGCTGCAGTCGAGTGTTAGCACTGTTATGTTTATAGGGGAATCCCTtcatgcgtttttttttttcaaaggttGCAACACTTAATATGGAATAACCCGTATACATTGAACTATTAGGTATTATTCGAATAATTATCTTATCAATAACTAATCTTATTATTTTCGCATCACAAAGACCTACACAGGGCAAAGTTCGaagctatttttatttatcatagTATGTCGCAGTATGTCGCCTAAACTGGCAACTATACTAACAAGATAcagtactggacaaaattcttcatacacagacataaaaaaataaactttctatcataatttctctacccttaaacttaacataAGCTTGGGTGTGGTCGATACAGAGCTAGCGCTGGTAATTCGTTAGGTTGGCAAACCGGAAAAAGGGGAAGTGTCAGGTAGGCCAACCGTCGAATGGTCCCCTCCACGTGGTCGTCCCGGATGACGACGGCAACGACATTCGGGTCGTGACGATCGTGGCGAGTGCACGCTAAGCTAGCTCTGTGACGAACGCACCGCGTTTCTTAGAATAAAATTGTGTCTACTTAAATTCTAATCCGCTTACATCTAAGTAATCACAGTTGATTTTCGTATTGTTTGAATTGGAATCTAATTATAAAAATCTTATCCAACGTTACCAAGTTTTATTTTGGAATTCGTTTCGGTTTTTATCGAAAAATAGTTGTGTGCCAAAAATGGATGAAATCGATAATAATGGGAACCCAGACGGGGACCCGACATCCGAAGTGGTGGGATCCAATCGCCCGCAATCTCCGCGCCTGCCGGCAAGACGAAGTGGTGATCAAAAGTGGCGGCTATTGATGGAACAGCAGAATCGGAATTTCTTAGCTCTATTGGAAACTTTGAACAAGCCGCAACAGTCAACATCAAAGGAAATTCGTCTGCCAGAATTTGATCCTGACAAACCAGATGTCGACGCACGAGCCTGGGTATCCACCGCCGACATGTGCATCGATGATCCACAATGCCAAGGAACACCTTTAATGATGGCACTGAGTCGAGCGCTTAAGAAGCAAGCGTCCACCTGGCTTGCCACCGTCGCCTTCCCAGGAATGAAATGGAGCGACTTCAAAGAACTTTTTATTACAAGGTATGACTCATGTGAAACAGCAGCTGCTTTCTTAATTAATCTGAATTCGAAGAAACCAGACGAAAAAGAATGCCTCGCTTCCTACGCATCCGGTTTAATGTCGTCACTTATGTCGAGATGGAAAGGACTTACTACCGAGCAAATAGCCATCGCTACTGTTTTGAATCACTTATCACGTTTTGAGCCACGTGTTCAACGGTTGTCATTTACAACGGATATCAAGACCCGAAATCAACTACAACAGGAGCTTAAGGCAGTCTCGTTTTTGAAACGGAAATCTTCATCGAGTAATGACGACGATGAGCCTGAGCCTAAGAAGAGTCAAATAGCTGGAGTCAACACAAACATTAAGTGCTACTTTTGTGGAAAATTAGGACACAAGTCAAATCAGTGTTTTTCAAAAAGAAAAGAAGAAAACCGACTGAAGATTGACGCTATCAGGAAGGATCCAACTGCAGAGAGGCCAATCACTTGCTTCTCGTGCCGCGAGCAGGGCCACTACGCAAGCAGCTGTCCGAAGAGGAGTGCACCAGGGGAGAGCAGCACCGAGCCGACAGCCGCCAAGAAGAAACGAGTGGACTTATGCGTCGTTGCTAACCCAACTGCACTCATGCGACTATCCGGTGAGCACTTTTCATTCTGTTATGACTCTGGAGCTGAATGTTCACTAGTCAAAGAATCTGTTGCATGCAAGTTTAGCGGGAAACGACTTCATGACGTTGTGACTATGACTGGTATAGGGCAGACTGACGTAAACTCTACTACACAAATATTGACGATTCCGATGCACAAACAGATTCTTTGTCTTTAGAACTGAATTGAACTTGTATTTATGTTGGTATAGCTAATGTAAGTGTAATTATTtattggatattaaatattagcTGGTTGTTATTATCGGTCGCCCTTGGAGGTTGTCCATGAGGTTATGTCGATGACCATCGGTCGCCTCTAGGGGTTGTCCAGGAAAAGCCGGATGGAGGCGAATATCGGTCGTCTTTATGGGTTGTCCATGGGGTTGCCAAGAGGTAACCCATCGGTCGCCTATAGAGATTGTCCAGGAGAAGCCGGATGGAGGCGAATGTCGGTCGTCCTTATGGGTTGTCCACGGGGTTGTCAGCAAGAGCAACCATCGGTCGCCTGTAAGGATTGTCCAggtgtatttttttgttatgatCGGTCGCTCTAAGGGATAATTTATTGGCAGTCAAATAGAGATAACCAATAGACGTCCCCAAGAGTTGTCCCAGAGTTACCATATGGAAGCAACTGTAGATTGTTTATGTGTCTTAGTTATTATCTGTTTTACATGTCCCAATGTTATTTTGATGGGTTCTCGGGGATACGGCCATTTTATTTTACATCAAATCACTCTAAAAATGGTCAGGTTGGCCGAGACGTAGAGTGCTTGCTGTTGAAAGTTTGTTTTCTTTTTCAGGTACGTCACACGAGGACGTGTGAGATGTCAAGATGGCCGTGTCGACGAGTTAGCTAGTATCGCA
This window of the Leguminivora glycinivorella isolate SPB_JAAS2020 chromosome 16, LegGlyc_1.1, whole genome shotgun sequence genome carries:
- the LOC125235029 gene encoding uncharacterized protein LOC125235029; translation: MDEIDNNGNPDGDPTSEVVGSNRPQSPRLPARRSGDQKWRLLMEQQNRNFLALLETLNKPQQSTSKEIRLPEFDPDKPDVDARAWVSTADMCIDDPQCQGTPLMMALSRALKKQASTWLATVAFPGMKWSDFKELFITRYDSCETAAAFLINLNSKKPDEKECLASYASGLMSSLMSRWKGLTTEQIAIATVLNHLSRFEPRVQRLSFTTDIKTRNQLQQELKAVSFLKRKSSSSNDDDEPEPKKSQIAGVNTNIKCYFCGKLGHKSNQCFSKRKEENRLKIDAIRKDPTAERPITCFSCREQGHYASSCPKRSAPGESSTEPTAAKKKRVDLCVVANPTALMRLSGTSHEDV